Proteins from one Patescibacteria group bacterium genomic window:
- a CDS encoding bifunctional 5,10-methylenetetrahydrofolate dehydrogenase/5,10-methenyltetrahydrofolate cyclohydrolase → MPNKIIDGQALAEKIKKNLKNKISKTSFTPGLAVILVGDDKASHLYVSLKEKACQKVGFHFEKHLFNAQTQEKEIIEKVENLNKNSSIAGIIVQLPLPRHLDQDKIIKKIDWRKDVDGFHPFNIKKILEGQDVILPGLIKSVLALLKKARVSPKKKKIALLANSDVLIKPLKYILEKRGGQVEIKKQGDYFQDTTRQSDIIIIAYGRPNLIKESMIKEGATIIDIGFNRLDDKKSVGDVDFEDVKDKVKKISPVPGGVGPLTVAFLLENTYLSAQYLNKVK, encoded by the coding sequence ATGCCCAATAAAATAATTGACGGTCAAGCCTTAGCTGAAAAAATTAAGAAAAATTTAAAAAATAAAATATCAAAAACTTCCTTCACACCGGGTTTAGCCGTTATTTTAGTCGGTGATGATAAAGCTTCGCATCTTTATGTCAGTTTAAAAGAAAAAGCCTGTCAAAAAGTAGGCTTTCATTTTGAAAAACATCTTTTTAACGCTCAAACCCAGGAAAAAGAAATTATTGAAAAAGTAGAAAACCTAAATAAAAATTCTAGTATAGCCGGCATTATCGTTCAATTGCCTCTGCCGCGCCACTTGGACCAGGATAAAATAATCAAGAAAATAGACTGGCGTAAAGACGTAGACGGTTTTCATCCTTTTAATATTAAAAAAATTCTAGAAGGACAGGATGTTATTTTACCTGGTTTGATTAAGAGTGTCTTAGCTTTGTTAAAAAAAGCCCGGGTTTCACCGAAAAAAAAGAAAATCGCTCTTTTAGCCAATAGTGATGTTTTAATTAAACCGCTTAAATATATTCTGGAAAAAAGAGGCGGGCAAGTAGAAATTAAAAAACAGGGTGATTACTTTCAAGATACTACCCGCCAATCTGATATTATAATTATCGCCTATGGCCGGCCTAATTTGATAAAAGAGAGTATGATTAAAGAAGGGGCCACTATTATTGACATTGGTTTTAACCGTCTTGATGATAAAAAATCAGTCGGTGATGTTGATTTTGAAGATGTCAAGGATAAAGTTAAAAAAATCTCGCCGGTACCCGGCGGGGTCGGGCCTTTAACCGTGGCCTTTTTACTGGAAAACACTTACTTATCGGCTCAATATCTTAATAAAGTAAAATAA
- a CDS encoding transposase: MLISYQNRPPHIYSDNSFYFLTARTLKGIYFFNTDSKKKILLNVIRKALERYNCDLYAWVILSNHYHLLLKIKLGKELSSLIKNIHANSSRILNIYQACPSRKIWWNYWDKCIETPKSYYTHLNYIHHNPVKHGYTKNMKDYKFSSYRHYLKTQGKEWLEDSFCAYPVITKN; the protein is encoded by the coding sequence ATGTTAATATCTTACCAAAATCGACCCCCACATATTTATTCGGATAATTCATTTTATTTTTTAACTGCCAGAACTTTAAAAGGAATATATTTTTTTAATACTGATAGCAAGAAAAAAATACTACTAAATGTAATTAGAAAAGCTCTTGAAAGATATAATTGTGATTTATACGCCTGGGTAATTCTTTCAAATCATTATCATCTTTTATTAAAAATTAAATTAGGTAAAGAATTATCAAGCTTAATTAAAAATATCCATGCTAACAGTTCTCGTATATTAAATATATATCAAGCTTGTCCGAGTAGAAAGATTTGGTGGAATTATTGGGATAAATGCATTGAAACACCAAAAAGTTATTACACTCATCTTAATTATATCCACCATAATCCAGTCAAACACGGCTATACAAAAAATATGAAAGATTATAAATTTTCCAGTTACAGACATTATTTAAAAACCCAAGGTAAGGAATGGCTTGAGGATTCATTTTGTGCTTACCCAGTTATTACAAAAAATTGA
- a CDS encoding NUDIX domain-containing protein, translating to MYKYCPQCKTKLVKKNLHTSDPVRLCCPRCGYVQYNNPAPTVTGLFKKDNKYLFSQRAIEPLKNYWDFPGGFIESFEPPKKALKREMKEELTVAITKADFFGVYIDKYFYNEKDQSTLNLYYLVKYQGHLKPKDDVKAIEWFTLDNLPEKIAFKHIYQVIKDLKKYESKTIKKNN from the coding sequence ATGTATAAATATTGCCCTCAGTGTAAAACTAAATTAGTCAAGAAAAATTTGCATACCAGCGATCCGGTCAGACTTTGCTGCCCTAGGTGCGGCTATGTTCAATACAATAATCCGGCTCCCACAGTCACCGGTCTTTTTAAAAAAGATAATAAATACTTATTTAGTCAGAGAGCTATTGAACCCTTAAAAAATTATTGGGATTTCCCAGGCGGTTTTATTGAGTCTTTTGAACCCCCTAAAAAGGCTCTAAAAAGAGAAATGAAAGAAGAATTAACCGTGGCCATAACTAAGGCTGATTTTTTCGGAGTTTATATAGATAAATATTTTTATAACGAAAAAGACCAATCAACACTTAACCTTTATTATTTAGTAAAATATCAGGGCCACTTAAAACCCAAAGACGACGTTAAAGCCATTGAATGGTTTACTTTAGATAATCTGCCAGAAAAAATCGCTTTTAAACATATCTATCAAGTAATTAAGGATTTAAAAAAATATGAATCAAAAACAATCAAAAAAAATAACTGA
- the rpsR gene encoding 30S ribosomal protein S18 gives MRKRKRKACYFCRNQIEQIDYKDVQILQRHVSGYQKIVPRKRSGVCMKHQRKLAKAIKRARYMGLMPYTH, from the coding sequence ATGAGAAAAAGAAAAAGAAAAGCCTGCTATTTTTGCAGGAATCAAATTGAACAAATAGATTACAAAGATGTACAGATTTTACAGCGTCATGTTTCTGGTTACCAAAAAATTGTACCCCGTAAACGCAGTGGTGTTTGTATGAAGCATCAGAGAAAACTAGCCAAGGCCATTAAAAGAGCCCGCTATATGGGCCTTATGCCTTATACCCATTAA
- a CDS encoding methyltransferase domain-containing protein has translation MPKYFFILGSHQVLSLAEIFSYFRKKQLEIKLLHLKKGVLIIESDKKIDLEKLNKKLGGIVKSGPIKIEEEKGHDLSETLKNIFNPENILNNFVSKTDKKIYVGFSLYVQKNKIFNQTKAQIKDLLISAKNKFKEREIKSRVVSSRSRRLSSVVVKKNKLLSQGSEINIFIFGSKIMLGRTETVQDFEDYSFRDYKRPARDMDIGMMPPKLARMMINISGGDKNDVLLDPFCGCGTILQEALLLGFAEVIGSDVSAKAISKTKKNIKWLENKYNLENRKVRIFKLDISYLGKNLKSNLIDLVITEPYLGPVLKNKLNQKETRKITDQLINLYRNFFKEIKKVLRKRGKIVIIWPVFKTYKGFQNLPILEEVIKMGFRQEKILPDELKNKSFSEITRRGSVIYSRQGQNILREIFVFNNQ, from the coding sequence ATGCCTAAATATTTTTTCATTCTCGGTAGTCATCAAGTTCTGTCTTTAGCTGAAATTTTTTCTTATTTTAGAAAAAAGCAGCTCGAAATAAAACTCTTGCATTTAAAAAAAGGAGTTTTAATTATTGAAAGTGATAAAAAAATAGACTTAGAAAAGTTAAATAAAAAATTAGGTGGTATAGTCAAAAGTGGTCCTATAAAAATAGAAGAAGAAAAAGGCCATGATTTATCAGAAACTTTAAAAAATATCTTCAATCCGGAAAATATATTAAATAATTTTGTATCTAAAACGGATAAAAAGATTTACGTGGGCTTTAGCCTGTATGTGCAGAAAAATAAAATTTTTAATCAGACTAAAGCTCAAATAAAAGATTTGTTAATTTCAGCTAAAAATAAATTCAAAGAAAGAGAGATTAAAAGTCGAGTAGTTTCTTCACGCAGTCGACGTCTTTCTTCAGTAGTGGTTAAAAAAAATAAGCTTTTGAGTCAGGGCTCAGAAATAAATATTTTTATTTTTGGTTCTAAGATAATGCTTGGCCGGACCGAAACAGTGCAGGATTTTGAAGATTATAGTTTTCGTGATTATAAAAGGCCAGCTCGGGACATGGATATCGGTATGATGCCGCCTAAACTGGCTCGGATGATGATAAATATTTCCGGAGGCGATAAAAATGATGTCTTGCTGGATCCTTTTTGTGGTTGTGGCACTATTTTACAGGAAGCCTTGCTTTTAGGTTTTGCCGAAGTCATTGGCTCTGATGTCAGTGCTAAGGCCATTAGTAAAACTAAAAAAAATATCAAGTGGCTAGAAAATAAATATAATCTTGAAAACAGAAAAGTAAGAATTTTTAAATTAGATATTTCATATTTAGGTAAAAATTTAAAGTCTAATTTAATTGATCTAGTTATTACTGAACCTTATTTGGGTCCAGTTTTAAAAAATAAATTAAACCAAAAGGAAACTAGGAAAATTACTGATCAATTAATTAATCTCTATCGTAACTTTTTTAAAGAAATAAAAAAAGTTTTAAGAAAAAGAGGTAAGATAGTGATTATTTGGCCGGTTTTTAAGACATATAAGGGTTTTCAAAACTTGCCGATTTTAGAAGAAGTAATTAAAATGGGATTTAGACAGGAAAAAATATTACCGGATGAATTAAAAAATAAATCTTTTTCGGAAATAACCCGGCGTGGTTCAGTTATTTACTCACGCCAAGGCCAAAACATTTTAAGAGAAATATTTGTTTTTAATAATCAGTAA
- the efp gene encoding elongation factor P: MLGINNLKIGTTFKYKGEPYEIVKAQHVKMGRGGAVLQTKIKNLKTGQLLEKNFKSSDKFEEPDLSRSRVNFLYQEDDKYYFMDEKSYEQFSLTKDQIGEKTNFIKEGASVNLLNFEDKAINIELPIKVDLKVKETPPGVRGDTAQGSATKEAKLETGYKIKVPLFIKTDDIIRVNTETGQYVERV; this comes from the coding sequence ATGCTTGGTATAAATAATTTAAAAATAGGCACCACCTTTAAATATAAGGGGGAGCCTTATGAAATAGTAAAAGCTCAGCACGTTAAGATGGGACGCGGTGGAGCTGTTTTGCAGACCAAAATAAAAAACTTAAAAACCGGTCAGTTACTGGAAAAAAACTTTAAATCTTCAGACAAATTTGAAGAACCAGATCTTTCTCGTTCTCGGGTTAATTTTCTTTATCAAGAAGATGACAAATATTATTTTATGGATGAAAAAAGCTATGAGCAATTTAGTCTGACAAAAGATCAAATTGGAGAAAAAACAAATTTTATCAAAGAAGGAGCTAGTGTTAATTTATTAAATTTTGAAGATAAAGCGATCAATATTGAATTGCCTATTAAAGTTGATCTAAAAGTTAAAGAAACTCCCCCGGGTGTGCGTGGTGACACGGCGCAAGGCTCAGCCACCAAAGAGGCAAAGCTGGAAACTGGCTACAAAATAAAAGTACCGCTTTTTATAAAGACCGACGATATTATCCGTGTTAACACAGAAACTGGCCAATACGTAGAGAGAGTTTAG
- a CDS encoding HD domain-containing protein: MNQKQSKKITDFFFELGMLKRQKHCGFALAGVSNNLRSLADHTARAAVMAYILAELEGVNPEKTATICLIHDFPEMRIGDHHKIASRYLKTKPAEKQAFLEQTKDLPEKVKKTWRKYHQELEKRNTLEGVVAKDADWLEQAVSAREYIAEGHKAAQNWIDNVRKALETQSAKKLLKEIEKIDPSNWWQGLKKMTYKKLKKR, encoded by the coding sequence ATGAATCAAAAACAATCAAAAAAAATAACTGATTTCTTTTTTGAGCTTGGTATGCTCAAAAGGCAAAAACATTGTGGTTTTGCTTTAGCCGGCGTTAGTAACAATCTGCGTAGTTTAGCTGATCATACAGCTCGAGCAGCGGTCATGGCTTATATCTTGGCTGAACTGGAAGGAGTTAACCCAGAAAAAACAGCCACTATCTGCCTTATCCATGATTTTCCGGAAATGAGAATTGGTGACCATCATAAAATAGCTTCCCGCTACCTAAAAACTAAACCAGCCGAAAAACAAGCTTTTCTGGAACAGACCAAAGATTTACCGGAAAAGGTAAAAAAAACCTGGCGAAAATACCATCAGGAACTGGAAAAAAGAAACACACTAGAAGGAGTAGTGGCTAAAGACGCTGACTGGCTGGAGCAGGCTGTTTCAGCCCGTGAATACATAGCCGAAGGCCACAAAGCCGCCCAAAACTGGATTGATAACGTCAGAAAAGCCTTGGAAACCCAATCAGCTAAAAAATTGCTTAAAGAAATTGAAAAAATCGATCCGAGTAATTGGTGGCAAGGACTAAAAAAGATGACTTATAAAAAGTTAAAGAAACGTTGA
- the recA gene encoding recombinase RecA has product MVKKSKKSKKKNKNSRAEAAKEAIDQIKERFGDGSIMKFGETRKTDVPSVPTGCLSLDIALGVDGLPRGRVVEIFGPEASGKTTLAQHIAAEAQKKGGIAAFIDAEHALDPSYAKKIGVNVDDLLISQPDTGEQALEILETLVRSKGIDLVVIDSVAALTPKAEIEGEMGDKHMALQARLMSQALRKLTSIVAKTKTMVIFINQTRMRIGVFFGNPRTTTGGTALKFYSSVRIETRRIGQIKKGEQVIGNRTRAKVVKNKVAAPFKQTEFDIMYNEGISEETDAIDTGLKYGVVKKSGNTLSFGETKLGVGREKSRQLLKENPKVLKEIQKEILKAVKESEEE; this is encoded by the coding sequence ATGGTTAAAAAATCAAAAAAATCAAAAAAGAAAAATAAAAACAGCCGAGCTGAGGCAGCCAAAGAAGCTATTGATCAAATTAAAGAGCGCTTTGGTGACGGCTCTATTATGAAGTTTGGTGAAACCCGAAAGACCGATGTCCCTTCGGTGCCAACTGGCTGTCTTTCTTTAGACATTGCCTTAGGAGTTGACGGTTTGCCTCGGGGACGTGTGGTAGAAATATTTGGACCCGAAGCTTCAGGTAAAACTACTTTAGCCCAGCATATAGCGGCTGAAGCCCAAAAAAAAGGCGGTATTGCTGCTTTTATAGACGCTGAACACGCTTTAGATCCTTCCTATGCTAAAAAAATAGGTGTAAATGTTGATGATCTACTTATCTCACAACCGGATACCGGAGAACAAGCCTTGGAGATTTTAGAAACTCTGGTTCGTTCAAAAGGTATTGATTTAGTAGTAATTGATTCGGTGGCTGCTTTAACGCCTAAGGCAGAAATTGAAGGAGAAATGGGTGATAAACATATGGCTTTGCAGGCTAGATTAATGAGTCAAGCTTTGCGAAAACTTACTTCTATTGTGGCTAAAACCAAAACAATGGTAATTTTTATCAACCAAACACGTATGAGAATTGGTGTTTTTTTTGGAAACCCTAGAACAACAACCGGTGGTACGGCTTTAAAATTTTATTCTTCAGTTAGGATAGAAACCAGAAGAATCGGTCAAATTAAAAAAGGCGAGCAAGTGATTGGTAACCGTACAAGAGCCAAAGTAGTTAAAAATAAAGTGGCGGCTCCTTTTAAACAAACAGAATTTGATATTATGTATAATGAGGGAATTTCTGAAGAAACGGATGCTATTGATACTGGCTTGAAATACGGAGTAGTTAAAAAATCAGGTAATACTTTGAGTTTTGGCGAGACTAAGTTGGGAGTGGGCCGAGAAAAAAGCCGCCAGCTTCTTAAAGAAAATCCAAAAGTATTAAAAGAAATTCAAAAAGAAATTCTAAAAGCAGTTAAAGAGAGTGAAGAAGAGTAG
- a CDS encoding CapA family protein, whose product MLDKILNKKIEYIWVFTAIFVSTLSILIVAYQGAVAIDRETEINENFIVKQAKAQTETTLIFGGDVMLARTVEQKILAANDYSLPFQKIADEFKEADLTFINLESPFFDGGSATPNGSVVFRALSETIEGLKLAGIDIVSLANNHFGNQGVAGEKFTFEHLTNNEIEYCGAGNNFEQAHESKIIAVKGIKIGFFAYAYPESLYVATENSPGVANMEIDQMKKDLTQLNNSADIIIVSMHAGAEYTHNPGRFQINFAHTAIEAGADLVVGHHPHVVQTTEKYNDGYIIYSLGNLVFDQMWSEETQQGAVVKAIISENKLKSLEFKPVHIYDYNQPDWASQEESKEILSNMGLEEATVILSRKP is encoded by the coding sequence ATGCTTGATAAAATCTTAAACAAAAAAATAGAATACATCTGGGTATTTACGGCTATTTTTGTTTCTACACTAAGTATTTTAATAGTGGCTTATCAGGGAGCAGTAGCTATAGATCGAGAGACTGAAATTAATGAAAATTTTATTGTCAAACAGGCCAAGGCTCAAACAGAAACTACTCTTATCTTTGGTGGTGATGTCATGCTGGCTAGAACTGTGGAACAAAAAATATTAGCCGCCAATGATTACAGTTTGCCTTTTCAAAAAATTGCCGATGAATTTAAAGAAGCTGACTTAACTTTTATAAATTTAGAATCTCCTTTTTTTGACGGTGGCTCGGCCACACCCAACGGCAGCGTGGTTTTTCGGGCCTTGTCTGAAACTATTGAAGGTTTAAAATTAGCCGGTATTGATATTGTCTCTCTGGCCAATAATCATTTTGGTAACCAGGGTGTAGCCGGAGAAAAGTTTACTTTTGAACACTTGACTAATAACGAGATCGAATATTGCGGGGCCGGTAATAATTTTGAACAAGCGCACGAGAGTAAAATTATAGCAGTAAAAGGCATAAAGATCGGATTTTTCGCTTATGCCTATCCGGAAAGTTTATATGTAGCCACAGAAAATTCACCGGGCGTCGCTAATATGGAAATAGACCAGATGAAAAAAGATCTTACCCAGTTAAATAATTCAGCTGATATTATTATTGTTTCCATGCACGCCGGGGCTGAGTATACGCATAACCCAGGCCGTTTTCAAATTAATTTTGCTCACACGGCTATTGAGGCCGGAGCAGATTTAGTAGTTGGTCATCATCCGCATGTAGTACAAACCACCGAGAAATATAATGACGGTTATATTATTTATAGCTTAGGTAATTTAGTTTTTGACCAAATGTGGTCAGAAGAGACTCAGCAAGGGGCGGTGGTTAAGGCTATTATTTCAGAAAATAAATTAAAATCTTTAGAATTTAAACCAGTTCATATTTACGATTATAACCAGCCGGATTGGGCCAGTCAGGAAGAGTCCAAGGAAATTTTAAGTAATATGGGACTTGAGGAAGCAACTGTTATTTTGAGTAGAAAGCCATAA
- a CDS encoding single-stranded DNA-binding protein: MDLNKAQIIGNLTRDPEVRSTTSGQSVASFGVATNRVWKDKASGERKSSAEFHNIVAWGRLAEICQQYLKKGSKVYFEGRLQTRSWEDPSGVKKYRTEIVAQNMIMLDKKGEGPSGAGANQGQNQKNKPEEEEINVDDIPF; the protein is encoded by the coding sequence ATGGATTTAAACAAAGCTCAAATTATTGGCAACTTAACCCGCGATCCTGAAGTCAGAAGTACTACTTCTGGTCAAAGTGTAGCTTCTTTTGGTGTGGCTACTAATCGTGTCTGGAAAGATAAAGCCAGCGGTGAAAGAAAGTCTTCGGCTGAATTTCATAATATAGTCGCCTGGGGTCGTTTAGCGGAAATATGTCAGCAATATTTAAAAAAAGGCAGTAAAGTTTATTTTGAAGGACGTTTACAAACAAGGTCATGGGAAGACCCATCCGGAGTAAAAAAATATCGCACCGAGATAGTAGCTCAAAATATGATTATGTTAGATAAAAAAGGTGAAGGTCCTTCCGGAGCTGGCGCTAATCAAGGTCAAAATCAAAAAAATAAGCCCGAGGAAGAAGAAATAAATGTTGATGACATACCTTTTTAA
- the rpsF gene encoding 30S ribosomal protein S6, which translates to MKHYELLYIVSGKIAEDEQKNITNQVESLIKKLEGNLTLSESLGKKKLAYPIKKNDHGSYYVNEFDMEENKLKELEKNLKLINEIIRFLIIVKVPTKEKEEKIKEGKKVEKRVYKPESKPEIKKESDKKEEKTKKASLAKKTPKKEKKEKVSIEELDKKLDEILEDDITNQ; encoded by the coding sequence ATGAAACATTACGAACTACTTTATATAGTCTCCGGTAAAATCGCCGAGGATGAGCAAAAAAATATCACCAATCAGGTAGAAAGCCTAATTAAAAAATTAGAGGGAAATTTAACTCTTTCTGAAAGTTTGGGCAAGAAAAAATTAGCCTATCCTATAAAAAAGAATGATCATGGTTCTTATTATGTTAATGAATTTGATATGGAGGAAAATAAATTAAAAGAGTTAGAGAAAAATCTTAAATTAATTAATGAAATCATAAGATTTTTAATAATTGTAAAAGTACCAACAAAAGAAAAAGAGGAAAAAATAAAAGAAGGTAAAAAAGTAGAAAAAAGAGTCTACAAACCAGAAAGCAAACCCGAAATAAAGAAAGAAAGTGATAAGAAAGAGGAAAAAACTAAAAAGGCTTCTTTAGCCAAAAAAACTCCCAAAAAAGAAAAAAAAGAAAAGGTAAGTATTGAAGAGCTTGATAAAAAATTGGATGAAATTTTAGAAGATGATATTACCAATCAATAA
- a CDS encoding thrombospondin type 3 repeat-containing protein, translated as MKNIKQLGLALTTIILIISCVLAMSTLTYIFIQRINNSNQSVSLSNIANQFREDWRGVLKVSAFEADPLEQYLYNLKIEKKTNSNANIKNNINTNISNNNSNTNEEININSNNKNVNNNINYNSNANINSNNNLNQNINNNTNLNQNLNTNTNQNINANINYNVNVNSNNNINLNQNLNINTNQNTNLNQNVNFNNNVNINLNSNFNQNINKNNNINSNLNNNINKNLNNNINTNLNENTNKSETPERPNSITKKEWYKNVKNGTLVFQVNWYCSAAGMKIYFDQSINQNRDIGLYHGDCTNPSVQVKGNFKPVKLEEYKKGKQISFRLESDLYSTNKTVHTNIEDKCHIDYFPFSGRKDVPAIQFTCDDGYNMGLWDDIQFTVYVFPKGKKIDIPEVITQKDIDTDGDGITDLEEIKIGTKRSHFDTDNDGYSDKTEIDKGYSPLIPATKPNPNPETYEKKYYDEIPETEIKRDDMDLKYPKKATPTTLYTIEDL; from the coding sequence ATGAAGAATATAAAACAACTGGGCTTAGCTTTAACTACTATTATTTTAATTATTAGCTGCGTTCTAGCTATGAGTACATTAACTTATATTTTTATTCAAAGAATTAACAATTCTAACCAATCGGTTTCTTTAAGCAATATAGCTAACCAGTTCAGAGAAGATTGGCGCGGAGTTTTAAAAGTGTCAGCTTTTGAAGCAGATCCCTTAGAACAATATCTTTATAATTTAAAAATTGAGAAAAAAACAAATTCTAACGCAAACATAAAAAATAATATTAACACAAATATCTCTAATAATAACTCTAATACTAATGAAGAAATAAATATTAATAGCAATAATAAAAATGTGAATAATAATATAAATTATAATAGCAACGCAAATATTAATTCAAATAATAATCTTAATCAAAATATTAATAATAATACTAACTTAAATCAGAATCTAAATACAAACACCAACCAAAATATAAATGCTAACATTAACTATAATGTAAATGTTAATAGTAATAATAATATTAATCTAAACCAAAACTTAAACATAAATACTAATCAGAATACAAATCTAAACCAAAATGTAAATTTTAATAATAATGTAAATATAAATCTTAATTCTAATTTTAATCAAAACATAAATAAAAACAATAATATAAACTCTAATCTTAATAATAATATTAATAAAAATTTAAACAATAATATAAATACAAATCTTAATGAAAATACCAACAAATCAGAAACGCCAGAAAGGCCAAATTCAATTACTAAAAAAGAGTGGTATAAAAATGTGAAAAATGGTACTTTAGTCTTTCAAGTCAATTGGTATTGCTCAGCTGCTGGTATGAAAATTTATTTTGATCAATCAATAAATCAAAATAGGGATATTGGTCTTTATCATGGCGATTGCACAAATCCTAGTGTTCAGGTAAAAGGTAATTTTAAGCCAGTTAAATTAGAAGAGTATAAAAAAGGAAAACAAATTTCTTTCCGCTTAGAAAGCGATTTATACTCAACCAACAAAACTGTTCATACAAACATTGAGGATAAATGTCATATTGACTATTTTCCTTTTTCCGGAAGAAAAGATGTCCCAGCTATCCAATTTACCTGCGACGACGGATATAATATGGGCCTTTGGGATGATATACAATTTACTGTATATGTTTTTCCTAAAGGTAAAAAAATTGATATCCCAGAAGTTATCACTCAAAAAGATATAGATACTGACGGAGATGGAATAACAGACTTAGAAGAGATTAAAATCGGCACTAAAAGAAGTCATTTTGATACTGATAATGATGGTTATTCAGATAAAACGGAAATAGATAAAGGTTATAGCCCCTTAATTCCAGCTACTAAACCAAATCCAAACCCCGAAACATATGAAAAAAAATATTACGACGAAATCCCTGAAACAGAAATAAAAAGAGATGATATGGATTTAAAATATCCAAAAAAAGCTACTCCTACCACCCTTTATACAATAGAAGATCTATAA
- the ychF gene encoding redox-regulated ATPase YchF, with translation MSFSIGIVGLPNVGKSTLFKALTEQTIDIQNYPFCTIDPNVGIVSVPDKRLNKLAHIYKPEKVIPAVVEFVDIAGLVKGASKGEGLGNKFLENIRQVRVIAHVIRCFENDDIVHVSGKIDPKEDIEIIETELALADLETVQKRKESLEKQIKSQDKELVKKVKILAPLLERLEKSLSQGEPARSITFDKEAEEALQELQLITQKKQLYCCNVDENNIQEENEYVKIVRKLAKKNDSEVIIISAKLEAEIADLSSEKEKIDFLKQLGINESGLDKLIKTGYHLLNFRTFLTGGEKEVRAWTFKKGSTAPQAAGIIHTDFQTGFIKAEVISYQDLISVGSELKAKEKGLIKIVGKEYEVQDGDVMHFLFQ, from the coding sequence TTGTCTTTTTCCATCGGTATTGTCGGCCTGCCCAATGTCGGTAAATCAACCCTTTTCAAGGCGCTGACTGAACAAACCATTGATATCCAAAACTATCCCTTTTGCACCATTGATCCCAATGTTGGTATTGTTAGCGTCCCTGATAAAAGGCTTAATAAATTAGCCCATATATACAAACCAGAAAAAGTTATTCCGGCTGTGGTTGAATTTGTCGATATTGCCGGTTTGGTTAAAGGGGCTTCCAAAGGAGAAGGGCTGGGCAATAAATTTTTAGAAAACATCCGCCAAGTCAGAGTCATCGCCCATGTGATCCGCTGTTTTGAAAATGATGATATTGTCCATGTCAGCGGCAAAATTGATCCAAAGGAAGATATTGAAATTATCGAAACTGAGCTGGCCTTGGCTGATTTAGAAACCGTGCAAAAAAGAAAAGAATCTCTGGAAAAACAAATCAAATCTCAAGATAAAGAATTAGTTAAAAAGGTAAAAATTCTTGCTCCTTTGCTTGAGCGCCTGGAAAAAAGCCTTAGTCAGGGAGAACCAGCCAGAAGCATAACTTTTGATAAAGAGGCGGAAGAAGCGCTTCAAGAGCTTCAACTAATTACCCAAAAGAAACAGCTTTATTGCTGTAATGTTGATGAAAATAATATTCAAGAAGAAAATGAATATGTAAAAATCGTGAGAAAATTAGCCAAAAAAAATGACTCTGAAGTCATAATTATTTCAGCTAAACTAGAAGCCGAAATCGCTGATTTATCATCAGAAAAAGAAAAAATTGATTTTCTTAAACAACTAGGAATTAATGAATCCGGCCTCGATAAGCTAATTAAAACCGGTTATCATCTGCTTAATTTCAGAACCTTTCTAACTGGCGGAGAAAAAGAAGTAAGAGCCTGGACATTTAAAAAAGGCTCTACGGCTCCACAAGCAGCCGGTATTATTCATACTGATTTTCAAACCGGTTTTATTAAGGCCGAAGTTATAAGTTATCAGGATTTAATATCAGTCGGCTCTGAACTCAAGGCCAAAGAAAAGGGATTAATAAAAATAGTCGGCAAAGAGTACGAGGTTCAGGACGGCGACGTGATGCATTTTCTTTTTCAATAA